From Arachis hypogaea cultivar Tifrunner chromosome 3, arahy.Tifrunner.gnm2.J5K5, whole genome shotgun sequence:
tttattaatataaaatatatgttaaaatataaatatatatattaaaaataaataaaattatatatatatttatatacaaatatattgatggctaattttagtgattaattttaatgtacgaataatatttttaataaaatatatatgataaATGTAATTAACAAGCAATCCCagaaaatcaaaagtaattaattaggacTATCTATATAAGAATATTTATGATAAACGAAAAAAATCATAATTCTTTACATATATATAAGTCTTATATACaccattattttaattaaaaatttcataatataaatataaggtttaatataattaattatattggagattctcttttatatatgtaacatctcattttgtttagAAAGTATGAGGAAATGATTTTTCGGTAAGAAAAAGGTGATTATAAAAAAGTTGAAAtgttacaaaatatatatatatatatatatatatataatttttatataaattaaaaataaaaaattatgctaAATAATTAATGGTaatgttagaaaaaaaaaatagaatttatcttatttaatatttattaattattataataattaataaatattaaataaagtaaattattgctatttttagttgatttttttcattactaaatatttttaaataactaattagttaaatgtgtatagttaattcaaacattttcaattattttttgagtCACTATGTTACATAAACatcatttattaataataatgtcAAGTGATGAAGTCCTTAATTATACTTTTTTACAAtttcttattaaaaaaagaaGTAATTTACCATCCAATATAAATACAACACTAATGTAACTAAAATAATTTACTACTCGTTATAAATAATTCCTCAACATGATAAAATATTATAACTGGTAGTCTCCAAAACTTAtgataattaaatattaagatatataaatattaacaCTAGTGATTAATATcacaatataattaaatataatatagtaaaaaaaaacatatattatGGTAGATTCGCAGCTAAAGTTAGTCCTCTCAACTTATAAAAGATTGAAAGCATTTCAAGTACTCAAGAATAAATATTGGTATTTTAGTAAGAAAACTTTTTGGGTTagtaatttttggtatttttagtcaatatttaattaatataaatattaaattatttttaataaaaaaattttattaattaatgtgtataaattctaaaaaaatgaaatgaaaatagtattaatttatgtgtgtaaaaTTCTGGTAAATACagatacaaattatatattttttgtatgtaaaaattctgtaaatatagatataaattattattgactaaatattaacaaaaaaaataatatttactgatCATATAGTATTACTcttttagtaattaattagtcatcaattaataataaaatatatacataattaaaattaaaggatATACATcagtaatattaaaaaattttgatataaaaatcacattttcttGAAAGATTAGTGAGTAAGAACTTGAATGGATTCCATCCACACTTCTATATGACTTCATCAAACACAACATAGACACTGGAAGAGAAAACAACAAAAAGGTAATAAGAAAAAAGTGGCTTTTGTGGTTTTATATGTCTTCATATGATCTTATTCATGCACATATTATAATATTATGGCCTGAGATTTTCTTCATGGTTgtatcatcattattattcatGGCGCCCGTGAACATTTTAGTGTACAGCCATTAGAACTACTGGACCCATATCTTGTCCTTTTTTTCTAGTACAAATTTTGATCCCTTTACACCTAACATCTTTTATATATGTACTATAtataaataaactaattttacatcacatataaaaaaattaatctttttatgtgatatattcataataaaattaaagtaagtCATATATGTAATAATAtgtagaaattttttttgaagattCTGATATTTcggtatttttgtaatttttaactgttaattttaattttaattataaaaaatataaaatatataattaagattaacggTTCAAAATTATTAAGATATATATAACTTAAACTTCttcaaaaaaaattagtgtaaattttataaataaaaagtgGTATCTtgcatattaatattattttaattttaaaagaattaagTGTAATTCAAAATTTAAGGTGATGATAAttcttgagagagagagagagagagagagagagagagagagagagagagagagagagagagagagagagagagagagagagagagagagagagagagagagagagagagagagagagagagagagagagagagagatgtctGGTTCAATTTTTTGCTCATGTCAATTCAAGGGGGACATTATTCTTATGTTCCTTATTAAAATATGGTCAAAATGCtccttaatttaataataataataaaaagaaggcATGCATGTGAAAAAAGGAATTTGAAGAATGAGTGAATTTTACATTATGTAATTAACTTTCTTGGTTAATACAAAGTCGGCGTGACCCTTCAATTTGCTACTAATTCCTATATTTGTTATAATGCCATATTCCTTGAAGTCTAAgcattaaacaattttttttaattttttttttggtgactagcattaaactaattaaatttgCACTAATAATAAGCACATAGCTATAAGTAGAATAATGTAACTTTATCTTAGCTTCGTCTTCTAGCTAGCAATAGTTTCAAATTCGATTATTTAtccttaaataatttttatcaagTAAAGAGTattatattgtattttttattaattaaaaaaatttaatcctcTATAAAATTAATATGCTAATTAAGTTAATcgctttttttaaataaaattataaaaaataaaaatctaaaaccttattaatttttttattatctctaaTATATAGTGGatatattttttaagagaaaaggataaataggtcCTTGACATTTTGTCTCGCGGACATTTTTGTCTTTGatcattgaaaaatatttttaaatccctgatcttcacaaaatttggacagatcagtccctccgtccaagttttgtgaaggtcagggacttaaaaatattttttcagtgGTCAGAGACGAAAATGTCCGTAggacaaaaggtcagggacctatttgtctttttctcattttttaaaaaacattacactttttttttttttcaaaatatattaacATGCAATCTTTCACAATGAATGCCAAATTCTAAATAGTTTAGGATAAACTCAAATTATTGAGTCAGtgtgtataaatatttaagagatgcatctaagaaaaaattaaactaattttgcaCAGTCATGTAAAATAGGCAAATACCTAAAAATTAAAGTAGTATGATTTTTTACAATTTGTCCCCCCACTTTATGCTCCGAAAGCAACATCTATATAGCATCACACAACCACTACTATATAAAGGGTAGCAACGCATCCATATTATTCACATAAataactctctctttctctctcccttaaTAACTATATTAATTTTCATTATATTAGCATATAGTCATATACTATAGTATagtgtgtttattttttttatttttttcatttgttgTTGTGACATATATAGAAGATCATCAATGGCCTCAAGCTCAGCTTGGACATCAAAGCAGAACAAGAGATTCGAGAACGCTTTGGCCGTGTTCGACAAGGACACGCCGGACCGGTGGCAGAAGCTCGCGAGGGCGGTCGGAGGGAAGACTACGGTGGAGGAAGTGAAGATGCATTATGAGATGCTTGTTGAGGATTTGAAGCAAATTGAGGAAGGACATGTTCCTTTGCCTAATTATAGAAATGTTCCAAGTAATGCAACAGTTGGATCCAGCAATAAAGGTTACAACAATTacatggaagaagaaagaaggtctTGTTATTACTACTTTCTACcacttctactaataataataattatgtataGCATTTTGCACCATTACACGAAATCAGttattcgtataaaatatatatttatttttacgtACTAATAAATTTAGGTATAGttaattttttgtgaaattcACTACATATGAGTTTTCACCTTTTATCGTACataactaaaatataaattattttccattatttttttgtCCATTTAAATTAAATCGACACTTATTTTAAAACGGAGTAGTTGcttgttttattaaatttatacacAAACTAAAAATGTACTATATTGTATTTGGTATATTTAATTTACCATATGATAGTTAAAAGGGATTCTGTATGTAGtgcttattatatttttcaaaatagtacattaaaaaaatttaatagataTAAATAGTAAATTGGTTAGAGCTTGGatatacattaattaatatcTTCTTCTTGtccaaactaataattattattattttgaaaaaaaagtgagTAGGCATGCTAAATTGctaataattatgtattatttttatatataaaaaaaagttattgcgTAGAGACACATAAAAGCCGGGTTTACTGTCTAATTTAGACACAACACAAATGATTTATTTCACATACACCTTATTATTATATTGTTGTGAATTGTTATTCaagtttatcttttttttttaatctacataagatcatatatatatatatttcattgtGAATTAATAATGTGGCTTGGAATCTGATTTCGTTCATGCAATGTAGGTTGAAGTTTCTTAGCCTCCAGTGAAGACTAATTAAGCTTGGTGGGACAAAAAATAGAGATTATATTATACAAATCAAGTGGATTAAGTGAAAAACCAAAAAATGCACCTAGCTTATTATTAGTAGCTTAATTAGCTTTGTTCtttaataacaaaaatcaaaTGTGGTTTGATTTTTTTCCCCCTTAAGTGTCAATGCTAGCTAGCTGTATGTTATTATCCCTTTATATATatgtaatgtaaaaaaaaaagttattaattaattatctcaATCATATATGCCAACTGGTTGATGGTAAATCATGACCAGTTTTTGTCAAGTACTTCTTTTCATTAATTTGTCTTTTTGATGGATACAAAATTACAAATGATATTGATAGAGACTAAACTTGTAATGTTAGATATGATCttagaatatttttcaaattgagaaaaaaaaacctAATATATAGAATGGGTGAAGGAGTGTGTTGGTACTATCTCGATGTCGATTTTGATAAATAGTTCACCAACTAAACCATTTAAGATGGAGAGTGGTTTGAGACACGGTGACCGACTGTCTCCATTTttgtttgttcttgttgttgatgtcCTGCATAGGATGGTAGGGGAGGCAGTCAGAAACAGACGTATTTCGTCTTTGCTGGTTGGTAAGGATAATATAAAGTTGTCACATCTTCAATTTGCAGATGACACTATATTGTTCTGTCCGCCGGAGGAGGAGACCATCAGAAACTATGCCAGATTGTTGAGGTGCTTTAAGATGATGTCGGGGTTATGTATAAACTTTGATAAGTCCAGTCTGATCCCAATCAACTGCAAACAGCCATGGACACACAATATGTGTAACTTATTGGGGTGTAAGGAGGCGAACCTTTCAGTTAGATATCTTAGCATCTCCTTGGGAGCGAACTCCAGGTGGGTCAGCACGTGCAAACTAATAATTGATAAGGTCGAAGAGAAGCTTAGTCTATGGAAGGCAAAAGTCCTTAACAAAGCGGGTAAGTTAGTTCTGATTAAGTCTGTGTTGAATAGCTTGCCGGTGCATTATTTTAGTTTGTATAAGATGCCGAAAGCAGTGGCGAAAAAGTTAATTTCGTTGCAGAAAAAATTTCTATGGAGTAAGGAGGAAGGCAGGCAAGGCGTGGCACTTGTCAAGTGGGACGTGGTCTAGGCACCTAAAAAGTTAGGAGGATTGGGAGTGGGTGATGCTGTGGTGAGGAACACAGCTCCTTTTCAAGTGGTGGTGACGGTTCTCAAAAGAGGAGTGTCCATTGTGGAAGAAGGTTATACGCTCTTGTCATAACTTGAACCCTAATGTGATGTTGTATGTCAGCTCAAACATTGCCTAGTAGAGGAGGTCCATAGAAAGAAATCTATCAGCTGTAGTTCAAAGACCATAATGTGAGAGATAAGATGATTGCTGGGTTGTTTATGGAGGTGAGTGATGAAAGGAGGACTCAGTTCTGGGAAAATGTTTGGCTACAAAGTGGGTCGCTTAAGATGACGTTTTCGAGacttttctctgtttcaaaccaaacaggatctgttataggggattgtgggttttgagatgggttagagtggatttggaacttccaatggagacAAGAATTATACCAATAGGAGTTGGAACTAGTGGATCAATTGCATGAGACTTTAAGACCTGTTGAGATAGCATGTGATACGCAAGATAGAGTTGTATAGAAGTTTGACAAGGAAGgtattttttcaactaactccttTGTGCAAGTGTTGCAGTTAGAAACGTTATCGGAAGATATTACCAGCTACAGTTTCACCAGAACCATATGGAAAGGTTTGGTTCTGCCACAAGTAAAGTTATTTATCTGGTTTGCTTTTATAGAAAGAGTAAATACTAAAGAAAGATTGCATAGACTGGACATTCTTATCCATGGTGATAACATGTGTGTGTTATGTAAAAAAGATGTGAAATATATTCACCACTTGTTTCTTGGTTGTGAGTTTACCTGACAGGTGTGGTGTGAATGGCTCTTTGAATTTGAGAGGTTGTGGTCTATACTAAAAGaacactttgagagttggacaTGTGTCATTAGCAAGAAAGAGGAGCGCAACAAgtggtttatatgtttttttgCAGTTATATGGAATGTTTGGTTTGAGAGGAACGGACGGATATTTAATAACAAGGAAGCTGGTGTACAAGAGGTGTTTTACAAATCTTTGACAAATTATAGAGAGTAGAGTAGTACGGATCtcttttaatttgttgttgatgacaatGTCGAAAATAACAATAGGGATTATGTTTAGGTTGGTTTTTGTTGCTTTTATTGTCTGCATACCTTTATTTTTTGTCGCTCCACTATAATTGTGTTGAGCTcgtcagttaaaaaaaaaaagtatcaaataataaaaaatattacaagttCTACGACTTTAAGTAAAAATAAAgtgtttaaatattttataagtgCGAAAGTTTTTAGAGTTGAAATCGGACcacttaatttaaattttagtatgATATCAAAATCTATTCGATCTAATGCTAATGAAGCACTCACAAAaaacaattacaaaaaaaaagaaaaaacaatgtAAACACAGCTGATATTTAGTTGAAATGACATATTAATATATCTCTTAATTTACTGTACTCAGATTTAAATTTTGTCaatatcaaataataaataaaaattctttaaaaatattaggtgtgtgagcAAATAGTGTGTATGAATTTATGATGTAATACTTAAAATTAAAGACCGTTTAATCTATAAAAAAAAGTGTTGTAAATCAAATTTGACATCGATTCCACCGACCATATAACTTGGATTCATAATTAGTGTAGGGAAGGTTTGAAACCGCCGTGAAACAATAGAACCCTCAAAGTCAAAGATTGACAAATTTTGTAACTTTTGTTCTGCATAAGAAGATTGTGCAACAGGTTTCTAATAACttataattagtatataataCCAAAATTAATAACGTAAGACATTGATAAATAATTCATTGCTTGTAATGCATGTCACTGGAAAATATAACTACATTTTTTATCCAATCActaacattattattttattgaagaCTAGTAGTGGTTTACTAATATTTTCATCACATAATGATTagcaaaaaattcaaatatattatACTTTATTACTCCACTACTAAAGTAAACCTTCTAATCTAAGGATGTTTACTAATTAAGAttatggatttggatcctctaaagtttgaatttcactctagagagtaaagtgtgattttctaccattaaatagtttctctttcatatttattattggtcccacctataaaatcaatggtgagagatcacactttactctctaaagtgaaattcaaactttagaagatccaaatcctaAAATTATATATTTGCTACTCATTCTTAACGAGTTTGTAGACAAAATGGATATATTAACAATTAATCGCACTTAGTTGCCATCAATGAAACTTAACTCATCcttaaacattatatattaagtaaaaaataatgcactttttattaattaaacaaaacttaactctatttattatattttagatcaataattcatatttaatttttaactCTATTTACTACTTTGCTTAGTCAAATTTCAAACACAGATACACTTATTGCAAGACATACAGTCATACATGATGACTACTAGACATTTGGATAAATTTCTTCCGCTATTGGTTTGGGCTTTTTTGGACAAGGGTTTAGCCTTGTTATTAGGAAAGCCCAATAATATTGTTGAGAACAAAGTTAAAACATAAGCCCATATCCAACTCGAAATAAACAAACAAGCCCAACTAGCTAGTTAGTAGTTAACTTATGTCGTGCACTTTACTTAACCGATACTGAAATAATATGGAccgaaaaataagaataaatacaaacccaattttttgttattaaaaaaaaaaaaattaaagaaatatttcAGTTCCCAAAAATACCCCTACCACTACCACACGTCCACACTCCATTCCCCATTCCCCATTCCAAATCTCTAATCATCTTCCACCATCCCTTCGATCTCTTCACTGCCGCGCGCAAACTCTGCTTCTGGCACCGCAACGAACACCGCCTTCTCCGCCTCAGCTATTCTCGTTGCAAGGTGCACAATGCTGctgtctctcttttttttctttgttcatttCAATTAACAGATGCAGCAGATCGTGGTTCATAGAATAGTTGAAGCATCAACTTAACTTTGTAATCTGTATTATCTAATACCATTGATTTTGAGCACTTGCACTAGATTCTGTTTAAAATTCAAGTGTATCGAGTTCATATATTAGGAATTAGTGACGATCTCTTGGATCTGTTTTAAAGTAGAGAACAAAATCATTTGCTGGGTTTTAGATTGATTCCGTTAGGGATCGGAGGTGGAGGACCTTCATCTTTTGTTCTCTACTTGGTTGATTGGAAGTCTTTGGTATGCAATTCACATTACAGTTGAATTTAATAGCTAAAAACAGTTGGTACCAAAATCAGAGTTTTAGTTTTCTTTTGTTGACAAACttcttgttaatttatttttattgaaaatataatcTAATAATACATGCTTGTAAAGCTCAGCATGGTGTTGAACATGGTTGATAACATGTCCTGTTTCGGGGTGTTGCCAAAGCCTGATTTAGTAGAGGTACAACAGTGAGGTCtggtgatgacttgcatcatcttaTGTGTTTCTATAACCTTTTGCAAATTTATAATGTTATCCTTAGTTTTTCTGTGTTGGTTGCTGATATCATCTATGTATAAGTAATTGATGAAATATTTGGTGTCAACAAATTTTGCTTTTACCTTGGACTAGTAGTGTTACTGTTTGTTGAGTGCATATTGTGCACCACTATGCTAAGAGATACGTTCGTTATGGATATTACAaataaggtggaaactcaggtgtagtgacttcacgtgaaattgataacTCTGTTCGCACTTCGCAGCCATCTCCTTGGCGTCGGTTtgctggtttagggtttagtaatTGATTCTGATAATACAGTTGTTAGTAATTGATTTGCTTGATTTTCTGATTTTGTTAATATTTGGATTTTCTTCGTCAATATGAATTGATGGCTTGATACAGAGTTCttctgcttttcatttttttttattttgttaattatatgaattaatCATTCTGTAATTCTGAATTTGATATAAGTTCAATTTTGGGACTctggattttgaattttgctaTATTGAATTTTGCAATATAAGTTTAATTCTGCTGTATTGAATTTTGCTGAATATAATTCTGGATTTTGAATGCTGTATGAATTGATATAATCTGGATTCTGAATTGCTGTCATTCTGAATTGTTGTATGTAATTTGTAATTTAGATTTCTAGACTTTGGATTCGGATCCGCATATGAAGCCATGACAAATCCTTCACCCGGTTCAATCAATTTCTTGAATTAGGTAATTGTTAATCGCCATCGTGGAGCTCTTCTCCTCGCTGTCGCGTCTCGTCTCACTCTCACCGCGAACGTCTCTCCTCATCGTCACCTCTGTTCCACTGCTCGGCCGTCACCTCCTCTCACTGCTCGAGCAGTCGAGCTTCTTCCCTTTATTCTCCAGGTTCTCTCTTTCTCTGCTAAGTTTCTTGACGAGGCTGTGAAAGTCTTCAAGGCTAGAATTATGGAATTAGCCCTCTTTAGTTGCTTGTTGAGGactattgtattttgattgaCTTCATTTAGTGATTTTGTTCAGGTTCACTGTTCTTTTCAATTTGAGTTAATTCTTCTAAAATAATTTCGTTATTTTTTGGTGGTACTTattaattttgttgattgttgatttaGTTGTCTAATTGTATGGAttttgacttttgagtttgtTTTCTGAACTTCTGATGCCATATGTAATTGATAATTATGTTTTGAACTTTTGATGTTGTATGTTGTTGGCTTCTTAATGTGATTAGAAATTTTCTGTAAATATTTAGTTATTGGCTGTATTTAATTTGTGTTTGTAAATTGTAGTTGTTACTaattagaaatttttatttttgaagatagAACAACTAGATAGTGATCAAGTAttacatatattaatttttaataattttatttaatatttaataaaatcggTTGAACCCCAGTCAAACCGATAAACCGTTAAACCAGTGATCTTatcggtttattgaccggtccaGTTCTCGCAACGTTGCTTCCGAACTCCTCCTTCAGCCCTCTCCCCTCCAAGTTCCAACCCTAATTTCCATTGCACCCTAGTTCGGCGTcgtctgtctctctctctctctcaaactgCAGCAGCAGTGGTGCTCACTAAGCCAGCGTCGCCTAACATTCAAAATTTAGTCACCTCTGGAAGCTCTGCTCGGCCCTCTTCTCCTCTACGTCGTTGCGTCTGGCCCTCTTCTCTCTCGCACATTGGTAGCTCTTTGACCCTCTTCTCTCTCGCACAAGCTCTTCTCCTCTGGGTCTCTGTATAATCGTTCCTCCTTCGCTAGCAATTCTGTTTCGCTCCTCCCTGCCTCACCGTCTGTTTCGCTCCTACCTTGGCGTCAGTTTCGTGCCTCCCTCGCCGCGCGGTAACCAGTGCTTGTTCGTTTTTTTTTGTCGTTAATaacttgattttgatgattttgagttTCTATCTCTGATGATATGATTCTGTAATTTGGAATAATGTTTATGATTATGAGTTTCTGATGGATTTGttatgttttttcttttattaatttgtaTGAAACTGAAATAAACTATGATGTTGAAGAATTTTAATTATTCTGGATTAATTTTGTTGATGGTGTTTCACTGATTTGTTAAATTTTACTGGCTGAGTTGATGGTATCTTGCTAAATTTTTTGGTATAATTTTGTTCATGGTTTGTTTTTCTTTGCTGAGTTAATTTTTCTGAAAATTTTCTGGATGTAATTTGTGTTGTTTTTGGCTATATGTAATTTGGATTGTTTTGTGCCTTGAAAAACTTGTtgtcttataataaaaaaattaataaatttctgTGTATTAGATTGGTACTCTTCTTAATTCTTTCTGTTCCTTTTTCCTTTTATTCTGTGGCCTGTTGCTTGAATTTTGGATTCTCGGGGTTGTGTGGGTACGGGTTGTTTGTTTGGTTGTTCCAATTTGGGGAATTTTTATGGTCAGAAGTAGATTGCTGAAATTTCAGTTGATTCTTTATGATTTTGTGGTGTGCTGTGGCTTCTTGTTTTGTGGGATAGAAGCCAATTTAATTGAGcattttgttttgaaaaaaaactTGCATTTACTGCATATCTTTTGCAAAGAAAACTTGTTTTTAAGACAATGAAAATTCATTCTAAGGCCGACTTAAGTACCTCATATATCTGTAGATGCTTCAGAATTCTTCTTACAAATCCTATCTAGTCTTTTATGATGCTTTGGTCCCTTTAAAATATGCACTCACTTGGTATCATTGGTGGGATTTAGTGAAATAGCAAAACTTGTTTCATTTAATAAAGATATATGTTGTTAAGTATTAACTTTGGGTTCGCATTggccttttattctattttattagatGGAGATATGGAAGTTGATGTAAActctgaatttttgaattttataagtTTAAAAATCATTgaatctaaatatttaaaattatatattgactttttaataattttatcgtatatttaattaaaccggttcaactaTGGCTCGATTTCGGTTGGAccattgaaccattgaaccagtcactcgaccggttcaatgaccggttcggttctcgcaacctgATACCTTATGTTTACTGCCAATTGTGAAATACTGCACTAAAAGTGATTAACATCCACTTCAGGTTTTGGTATACTAGTATCTCTGTTTCTACATCCTTGTTGATCAAGAATGCAATTTTTCGGAGGGTCCGAAATCAGTCCATCACCTCCTGTACCAACAGCTTCAGGGAACAATGGCCATATGATGTATGTGTTCAATAGGAATGGTGTATGCTTGCTCTATCGGGAGTGGAATCGCCCATTGCGGACATTGAATGCTCAGCAAGACCATAAG
This genomic window contains:
- the LOC112734882 gene encoding protein RADIALIS-like 4; the encoded protein is MASSSAWTSKQNKRFENALAVFDKDTPDRWQKLARAVGGKTTVEEVKMHYEMLVEDLKQIEEGHVPLPNYRNVPSNATVGSSNKGYNNYMEEERRLKFLSLQ